One window from the genome of Planktothrix serta PCC 8927 encodes:
- a CDS encoding 2-phosphosulfolactate phosphatase family protein, translating into MKFFVYHTPELAPANVLPDCAIVVDVLRATTTIATALNAGAEAVQVFSDIDQLMQVSEKWPADKRIRVGERGGAMVDGFDLGNSPLSCTPEVVKGKRLFMTTTNGTRSLERVQAAAVVLTAAFINRRAIVEYLMTKTPETVWVLGSGWEGSFSLEDTACAGAIAQNLVNEMGYPLDDFAGNDEVFAAISLYSQWQNNLFELLNHASHGQRLLRLGSYEDLKYCAKTDIFDVLPMQKEPGVIVKSDIKKQSLQFWMEAPKT; encoded by the coding sequence GTGAAATTTTTTGTCTATCATACTCCTGAACTAGCCCCTGCGAATGTTCTCCCCGACTGTGCAATTGTCGTGGATGTGTTACGCGCGACAACCACCATCGCCACCGCTTTAAATGCGGGAGCCGAGGCGGTACAAGTGTTCAGCGACATTGACCAATTGATGCAAGTTAGCGAAAAATGGCCCGCCGATAAACGAATTCGGGTCGGTGAACGGGGGGGTGCAATGGTAGATGGGTTCGATTTGGGCAATTCTCCCCTGAGTTGCACTCCAGAGGTCGTGAAGGGTAAACGATTGTTTATGACCACCACCAACGGAACCCGCAGTTTAGAACGGGTTCAAGCTGCTGCTGTGGTGTTAACGGCTGCGTTTATTAATCGACGGGCCATTGTAGAATATTTAATGACCAAAACCCCGGAAACCGTTTGGGTGTTAGGTTCCGGTTGGGAAGGCAGTTTTTCCCTAGAAGACACCGCTTGTGCGGGGGCCATTGCCCAGAATCTAGTTAATGAAATGGGTTATCCTTTAGATGATTTTGCGGGAAATGATGAAGTGTTTGCGGCAATTTCATTGTATTCTCAATGGCAAAATAACTTATTTGAACTGTTAAATCATGCCAGTCATGGTCAACGGTTATTACGTTTAGGGTCTTATGAAGACTTGAAATATTGCGCTAAAACGGATATTTTTGATGTGTTACCCATGCAAAAAGAACCTGGAGTTATCGTCAAATCAGATATCAAAAAACAAAGCTTACAGTTTTGGATGGAAGCACCCAAAACTTAA
- the purU gene encoding formyltetrahydrofolate deformylase: MNLPTATLLVSCPDQKGLVAKIANFIYSNGGNIIHADQHTDFSANIFLTRIEWQLEGFNLPRDVIAPAFSAIAKPLNANWQLRFSDTIPRLSIWVTKQDHCLLDLLWRWQAKELIAEIPLMISNHLTLKPLADQFGIDFYHLPISADNKLEQETQQLELLKKYQIDLVVLAKYMQILTPGIIDNFSQIINIHHSFLPAFAGANPYQRAHERGVKIIGATAHYVTADLDEGPIIEQDVVRVSHRDTVADLIRKGKDLERLVLARAVRLHLQNRVLIYGNRTVVFA, from the coding sequence ATGAATCTACCCACAGCGACTTTATTAGTATCCTGTCCCGACCAAAAAGGATTAGTTGCTAAAATTGCTAATTTTATTTACTCCAATGGCGGAAATATTATTCATGCCGATCAACATACGGATTTTAGTGCTAACATTTTTTTAACCCGAATTGAATGGCAATTAGAAGGATTTAATTTACCCCGTGATGTGATTGCGCCTGCTTTTAGTGCCATTGCTAAACCCTTAAATGCTAATTGGCAACTGCGTTTTTCTGATACCATTCCTCGGTTATCCATTTGGGTGACAAAACAAGATCATTGTTTATTAGATTTATTGTGGCGATGGCAAGCTAAAGAACTAATAGCAGAAATTCCCTTAATGATTAGTAATCATTTAACATTAAAACCCCTTGCTGATCAATTTGGGATTGATTTTTATCATTTACCGATAAGCGCAGACAATAAATTAGAACAAGAAACCCAACAATTAGAACTCTTGAAAAAATATCAAATTGATTTAGTTGTTCTCGCTAAATATATGCAGATTTTAACTCCTGGAATTATCGATAATTTTTCGCAAATTATCAATATTCATCATTCATTTCTCCCAGCTTTTGCAGGTGCAAATCCCTATCAACGAGCCCATGAACGAGGAGTTAAAATTATTGGTGCAACGGCTCATTATGTCACGGCAGATTTAGACGAGGGGCCAATTATTGAACAGGATGTTGTGCGGGTCAGTCATCGGGACACCGTAGCAGATTTAATTAGAAAAGGCAAAGATTTAGAACGATTGGTTTTAGCGAGAGCCGTTCGTTTACACTTACAAAATCGCGTGTTAATCTATGGAAATCGCACTGTTGTTTTTGCTTAA
- the dacB gene encoding D-alanyl-D-alanine carboxypeptidase/D-alanyl-D-alanine endopeptidase: protein MKKIVFSCLISLFTISQPVWGQTKKICPTELEPAINTIVNRPQFQQSRWGILIETLTSGTTLYNRDSQYYFIPASTVKLLTTATALQKLGANFRIRTSVYGDNQGNVYIVGRGDPSLTETQLKDLAQQLKNRGINQINQLIAVDGYFTGSPIQQSWQWEDIQAGYGAPINSLILNQNSLDLILSPQAVGQPLKVTWVRPEQATGWTVENQTKTVSKNQPEFVDIGRDLSKPIIRVSGQLRVGAEPEPVYAAVVEPTDNFIQAFKQVLINSGIQVLQTSIAANFSYPPEELAFVESPTLAELIKTLNLESNNVYAESILRTLGVQNSRSDSVESGLKEIKLILTRLGVNPNSYQLVDGSGLSQNNLVSPLTLVQTLRMMAGSPLGELYRNSLPVAGISGTLKGRFRDTSAVGIVQAKTGTLTGVSSLAGYIFSPDYQPLVFSIIINQTNLSTQQLREAIDEIVLLLTQLKSCP from the coding sequence ATGAAAAAAATTGTATTCAGTTGTTTAATATCCCTATTCACAATATCCCAACCCGTTTGGGGTCAAACTAAAAAAATCTGTCCAACGGAATTAGAACCTGCGATTAATACGATTGTAAATCGTCCGCAATTTCAACAGTCTCGCTGGGGAATTTTAATCGAAACCTTAACTTCAGGTACAACCCTTTATAATCGAGATAGTCAATATTATTTTATTCCTGCTTCAACGGTTAAACTGTTAACAACCGCCACCGCTTTACAAAAATTAGGCGCGAATTTTAGAATTAGAACCTCTGTTTATGGGGATAATCAAGGGAATGTTTATATTGTTGGGAGAGGCGACCCTAGTTTAACTGAAACTCAACTTAAAGATTTAGCACAACAGTTAAAAAATAGAGGAATAAATCAGATTAATCAATTAATTGCTGTCGATGGTTATTTTACAGGTTCACCCATACAACAAAGTTGGCAATGGGAAGACATACAAGCAGGTTATGGCGCACCGATTAATAGTTTAATATTAAATCAAAATTCCTTAGATTTAATTCTGTCTCCCCAAGCTGTCGGACAACCTTTAAAAGTAACTTGGGTACGTCCAGAACAAGCAACAGGATGGACAGTAGAGAATCAAACAAAAACTGTTAGCAAAAATCAACCGGAATTTGTAGATATTGGGCGAGATTTAAGCAAACCTATTATTCGAGTTTCAGGACAATTAAGAGTCGGTGCTGAACCTGAACCCGTTTATGCGGCTGTTGTGGAACCTACAGATAATTTTATCCAAGCATTTAAGCAGGTTTTAATTAATTCTGGAATTCAAGTTTTACAAACCTCAATTGCTGCTAATTTTTCCTATCCTCCAGAAGAATTAGCGTTTGTAGAATCTCCGACTTTAGCCGAATTAATTAAAACGCTGAATTTAGAAAGTAATAATGTTTATGCTGAATCTATTTTAAGAACATTAGGGGTACAGAATTCCCGTTCTGATAGTGTAGAATCAGGATTAAAAGAAATTAAATTAATTTTAACTCGATTAGGTGTTAATCCCAATAGTTATCAATTAGTCGATGGTTCAGGACTTTCTCAAAATAACTTAGTTAGTCCTTTAACTTTAGTCCAAACCTTAAGAATGATGGCAGGTTCTCCCCTGGGAGAATTATATCGGAATTCCCTCCCAGTTGCGGGAATCAGTGGTACGTTAAAAGGACGGTTTCGAGACACTTCTGCGGTCGGAATTGTACAAGCTAAAACGGGAACTTTAACCGGAGTTTCATCCTTGGCGGGTTATATTTTTTCCCCAGATTATCAACCCTTAGTATTTAGTATTATCATTAACCAAACTAACTTATCCACTCAACAACTCAGAGAAGCTATTGATGAAATTGTACTATTATTAACTCAGTTAAAATCTTGTCCTTGA
- a CDS encoding lipid-A-disaccharide synthase-related protein, with protein sequence MNNKRILFLSNGHGEDTCNGEIIKALLSLDINLKMAAVPIVGEGNIYRRLGVPILTPTRTLPSGGFLYMNPFVFLQDIASGLIGLLGKQLQMIWKQAPHYDILMVTGDIVVAAIAYSTKQPYIIFLSAYSSYYEGQLNLGLILPYLLNCDRCLAVFTRDKFTADDLKKQGIKKAQFVGTPMMDNLTPTGVNLNLDSESLMIAILPGSRLPEAKNNLILLLKLVEIIDNISNQKLQFRVAAVASLMVELDEIAISLGWQHQNGILISKMGLKVICDSDRFADILNAADLVLGMAGTANEQAVGLGKPVITIPGNGPAFTYRFAEAQLRLLGSSIQLIGTKPADDSILHQTAQKVIQTLQNSNYLKSCLKNGKERMGKPGGSLKIAQFILETGFLKQ encoded by the coding sequence ATGAATAATAAACGAATTTTATTTTTAAGTAATGGTCACGGGGAAGATACTTGTAATGGGGAGATTATTAAGGCGTTATTATCCTTAGATATCAATCTTAAAATGGCGGCGGTTCCGATTGTGGGGGAGGGAAATATTTATCGTCGTTTAGGAGTTCCGATTCTGACCCCAACCCGAACTTTACCATCGGGAGGATTTTTGTATATGAATCCTTTCGTATTTCTTCAGGATATCGCATCGGGTTTAATTGGATTATTAGGTAAACAATTACAAATGATTTGGAAACAAGCCCCACATTATGATATTTTAATGGTGACAGGGGATATTGTTGTAGCTGCGATCGCTTATTCTACAAAACAACCCTATATTATTTTTCTGTCTGCCTATTCCAGTTATTATGAAGGTCAACTCAATTTAGGGTTAATTCTTCCTTATCTGCTCAATTGCGATCGCTGTTTAGCAGTATTTACAAGGGATAAGTTTACCGCAGATGATCTAAAAAAACAAGGGATTAAAAAAGCTCAATTTGTGGGAACTCCGATGATGGATAATCTCACCCCAACGGGAGTTAATTTAAACCTAGATTCTGAATCTTTAATGATTGCTATTCTTCCCGGTTCTCGTCTTCCTGAAGCTAAAAATAACTTGATTTTACTGTTAAAATTAGTTGAAATTATTGATAATATTAGCAATCAAAAACTTCAATTTAGAGTCGCTGCGGTGGCGAGTTTAATGGTAGAATTAGATGAAATTGCAATATCGTTAGGTTGGCAACACCAAAACGGAATATTAATCAGTAAAATGGGTTTAAAAGTTATTTGTGATTCTGATAGGTTTGCAGATATTTTAAACGCGGCTGATTTAGTTCTAGGAATGGCAGGAACCGCCAACGAGCAAGCGGTGGGACTGGGAAAACCTGTGATTACAATTCCAGGGAATGGCCCCGCCTTTACCTATCGATTTGCTGAAGCACAATTAAGATTATTAGGATCATCGATTCAATTAATCGGAACTAAACCTGCGGATGATTCTATTTTACACCAAACTGCCCAAAAAGTTATCCAAACCTTACAAAATTCTAACTATTTAAAATCTTGTTTAAAGAATGGGAAAGAACGTATGGGAAAACCGGGAGGAAGTTTAAAAATTGCTCAATTTATATTAGAAACCGGGTTTCTTAAACAATAG